The sequence below is a genomic window from Curtobacterium sp. MCPF17_002.
GCTGCCGACAACGCCGTGCGCAACACTCCTGCACGGGGCGGAACACGACGTCACGCGCCCGCCGGGGATGACGTTCCGTGACGCCCGCGGAGCGCTATCGTGACGCGCATGACCGCTCATCGCGTGACCGCACCGGAGCCGCCCGCCGACGGCACGAAGCCGAAGGGGCCGGCCTCGTACTTCCCGAGCATCGAGAAGACGTACGGGCGCCCGGTGCAGGAGTGGCTCGACCTCGTTGCGGAGCGCCTGGACGGCCACCAGCACATGGAGGTCGTCGGCTGGCTGAAGTCCGAGCACGGTCTCGGGCACGGCCACGCGAACGCACTGGTGGCCTACGTGCGGAACGCCCTGGCTTCCTGATCGGTTGACACGGTTGTCACCCCTGCGCGAGAATGGGTTGACACGGTTGACAGGAGGCCGAACATGGCGACGACGGAGCGAGTTCGTGCCGAGCATGGCGCGGGGGACCGGAGCGGCGCCGGCCACGGCCGCACGGCGCGCAGCCGCACGGACCTCAGCCGCACCGACCTCAGTCGCACCGAGCAGGCCCTGCTCGAGGCACTGCGCGGGCGGATCCTCGGCGGGCGTGCCGACGGGGCGCTCGAACACGGCGCCGACGTCGAGCTGCTCGCCGACCGCATGGTGGCCGCGCTGCCCACCGTCAAGCACGAGGCGGACGCCCTCATCGGTCCGTTCTACGACACCCCGACCCTGGCGGCATGGCGCGGGGTGACCCGGCAGGCGCTCAGCAAAGCGACCGCGAAGCGCGACCTCATCGGTCTGAAGATCGGCGACGGCAGCCTGGTGTTCCCGTCGTTCCAGTTCGGCGTCTCCGGCACGCCGCTCCCGAACCTGCGCCAGGTGCTCGCGCTCATCGACCCCGACCGCATCGACCCGTGGGGCAGCGCGCTCTGGCTCAACACCGAGGCGGACGAGTTCGGCGGCACCACCGCGGCCCAGGCCCTCCGGGACGGCCGCGACGAGCAGGTCCTCGCCGCCGCACGCCGTGCCGCCCACGCGTGGGCAGCGGACGCGTGACCCCCAGCCGGAACGAGGTCGCCCAGCGTCCGCCACGGGACGAGCTCGACCTCACGGACTTCCCCGTCGAGGAATCCCGCGGCACCACCTTCTACCGGGCGAAGCGGCACGATCGCGGCGCGTGGTGGTTCGCCAGCACCGAGCCGGACGCCGACGGTGTGGACGGCGGCCGGTTCGACCTCGCGCTCCCGCGGGGCACCTGCTACTGGGCCGACGCGGTCGAGGTCGCCGTGCGGGAGCGGCTGGCGGCGCACGTCCTCACGACGAACACGGTGTTCACGTCCCGCGCGCGGGAGATGGTCGTCGTCGCGGCCCGGGCCTCCCGCGGGCGCCGGTTCGCCGACGTCACGCACCCCGCAGCCGTGCGGTCCGGGGTCGGCGCCGAGCTCCAGACGATGGGCGACTACCGCGTGCCGCAGTCATGGGCACGTGCCTTCGACGCCGCGGGGTTCGCCGGGGTCCGGTACAGCACCCGGTTCACGAGTGCCGCGGCGGCGAACGCGTGGGCGGTGTTCGGCGCGGCCGGGGTGCCGAAGCGCCCGCGGCCCGAGCGTGTCCACCGCGACGGTGTGACCGCGTGCCGCGAGTCCGGGATCCGGGTGCTCGACGACGGCTCCGACGCCGGGCCGGAGCGCTTCACGTTCGCCACGCCGCCGGCGGACTGACGCGGGCACGCCAGCCCGGGTCGTCGGTGGTCCTGTTCGGGCTTGTCGGTGGTCCTGCTCGGGCTTGTCGGTGGTCGTGCCTAGCGTGAGATCGTGGCTGAACCCGTCGATGCGTGGTGGCGCCGCCGGCAGTGGTCGCGCGGCGTCGCGGTGCCGTACGCCGTGGGGGAGTTCCGCGCCGACTGGGCCTCGTACCCCGTGCTCATCCGGCAGTACCACCCGGAGTGGAACCACGGGGTCGTGCTGACCCAGGTGCCGCCCGTCGCCGAGGTCCTCCTCACGTGGGAGTGCGACGTCGGCCACGTCTTCGTCGCGACGCCGGCCGAGCAGCGCTCCCGCCCCGGCCGCGAGCGTCGCCGATCGGTCTGGTGCCCCGAGTGCGCGGTGCAGGCGCAGCCACAGCGCTGGCCCGTCCTGCCCGAGGACTGGCCCGAGGGTGTGCCGGTCCCGCAGCGGGTCGTGCGGGTCGCGGGTCGGCAGACCCTGCCCGCAGCGCCGGCCCGTGGGGTCCCGGCGGGAGCGGTCGCGTCATCGCGCGCGCGATCCCGACGGCCCGACGCCGGAGCGCCCCGACGTCCGACGCAGCCCGTGCCGCGGACGATCTGCGCGAAGACGCCGCGGCTGCCCTCGGGTGAGTCGTTCACGAGCGTGTGCGCCCCGGCGACGGCCTCGGCGGTCGAGGCCGAGCTCCGCGCCGCCCTGTCCGAGCGGTTCGAGTTCACGTTCGACCACTCCGCGATCCGCCTCGACCGGCCGTTCTTCGACCACGTCGAGGCCTGGCCTGACATCATCCTGCCCGAGCTCCGCGTCGCGATCGAGTACGACTCCACCGGTCGGCACGGGCTCGAGCACGTCGGGCCCCGGCAGGAGACGGACCGCCGGAAGGACCGGGCCGTGCGGGGTGTCGGGTGGGAAGTCGTCCGCATCCGCACCGGGCGGCTGCCGGCGCTCGGCCCGTACGACCTCGAGGTCTCCGGGATCTCCGGCCGGACGATCGAGCGCCTGACCGACACCCTGCGCGAGATCCGCGGCGCCCTGTTCGTCGACGCCTACGCTCGCTGACCGAGACCTCGCACCGTGCGAGGTCGCCGCCGGCCCGTGCGAGGTTCCGTTCTGCGTGCGACCCCCGCGACGTGGCACCGAGTACGGAACCTCGCACCGAACGGACAACGCGCCCGCCGGCCCGCGCCCGCCGCCGCGTCACCCGCGGAGCGCCAGCGCCTCGCTCGTCCACCGCGCGTGCAACTCCCACGGGTCGCTCACGCCCCGAGCCACGACGGCGACGTGCTCGAGCAACTCCGGCGTCACCCGGAACCATTCCGTCCCCGGGTAGCGCGTCGCCGCGAACTGCGCGTGCCGCCGCCGCTCGAGCCTCCGGTCGCCGCGCTCGAACCCGAGCAGGTCCTGGTGCGGGATCGCCGCGAGTCGCTGCCGCGGGTTCGTCGTCGTCCCGATCTTGATCCGGTCGCCGAAGTCGTCCCGCATCCGCAGGTAGTAGACGACGTCGACGCGCGGGGGAGCGAGGTCGCCGTCGGGGACCTCGCCGTACCGCCACTCGCAGGTCGCGCACACGGCCGCGGACGGGTACCGGACACCGATCCGCGACCCACACACCGGGCACGGCCCCGGAAGCGCGTCCTCGACGCCGACGTGTTCCGCGCCGAACTCCGCGACCAGCGCGACGTGCCCCGCGCACAGCGGCAGCGGCGCCCCGTCGACGGAGGCGGTGTCGCAACCGGGCACGCAGCACGAGAGGGCGACCATGCCCGGAACGCTAGCCCGACCCACCGACGCGGACCGCGCCTCCCGGCCCGCCCAGCGTCCGGCCGATCACGCGAGCCACGTCCGACCGGTCACGCGAGCCGCGCTCACTCGGTGAAGATGACGCCGATCGGTTCGCGCTTCTCCTCCTGGAAGCGGTCCTCGGCGCGCCCGAGCGCCCAGTAGGCCGACAGTGACATCTCGGACTTCTCGAGTCCCCAGTCGTCCTGCAGCAGCCGACGGATCGCCTTCATCGCGGTCCGCTCGCCGTGCGCGAAGACCTGGACGGGCCGGGAGGCGCGCTCCAGTGCCCGGGTCGTCTCCAGCAGGAGCGTGCCCGGCTCGGCGCCGGTGGCGTCGCGGTGCAGCCACCGCAGGTCGACCCCCGCCGGGTGGGCGATCGGCTGTTCGTCGGCGGCGCCGGCCACCTCGACCAGGGCGACGCCCGTGGCGGAGTCGGGCAGTGCCTCCAGGGCGGAGGAGATCGCGGGCAGGGCGCTGTCGTCGCCGAGCAGCACGTGCGTGACGGCGGGATCGGTCGACGGCGTGTAGCCGCCGCCGGGGCCGGAGAGCGCGAGGAGGTCGCCGGGCTGCGCGGCGGATGCCCACGGGCCGGCGAGGCCCTCGTCGCCGTGCACGACGAAGTCGACGGCGATGGTCTTCGCGGTGTGGTCGACGGCGCGCACCGTGTACGTGCGTCGGGCGGGCCGGTCGTCCTTCGGCAGGGTGTCGCGGAGTGCCTCGAGGTCGTACGGGGGCGTCAGGCCGAGCGACGGCTTCGCGAGCAGGAGCTTCACGTACTTGTCCGTGGCCTGCAGCCGCTCGTGGTCGGCTGCGGCGACGAAGTCGTCGAAGGCGGGACCGCCGAGGTGCACCCGGACCATGTGGGGGGAGAGGTGCTCCGTGTGGTGGACGACGAAGACGTGCTGGGGGCGTTTGGGTTTCGAGCTCATCGGGGGCGAGCTTCCTCTCTCGACTTCTGGACCCGCTGTGCTTGACGGATCGGTCACTAAGGTTAGCCTTACCTCATGGACACGACGGTCATCCCGTTCTCCGAGCTGCTGCGGAAGCGGACGCGGCGCTCGCACGGCTCCTCGGCGGGGACCGGCTTCATGCACGACCTGCTCGCCGGCGAGTGCGACGTCGCCGACTACGCGGCCCTGCTCGGACAGTACTCGTTCGTGTACGACG
It includes:
- a CDS encoding DUF4287 domain-containing protein — translated: MTAHRVTAPEPPADGTKPKGPASYFPSIEKTYGRPVQEWLDLVAERLDGHQHMEVVGWLKSEHGLGHGHANALVAYVRNALAS
- a CDS encoding RES domain-containing protein, yielding MTPSRNEVAQRPPRDELDLTDFPVEESRGTTFYRAKRHDRGAWWFASTEPDADGVDGGRFDLALPRGTCYWADAVEVAVRERLAAHVLTTNTVFTSRAREMVVVAARASRGRRFADVTHPAAVRSGVGAELQTMGDYRVPQSWARAFDAAGFAGVRYSTRFTSAAAANAWAVFGAAGVPKRPRPERVHRDGVTACRESGIRVLDDGSDAGPERFTFATPPAD
- a CDS encoding siderophore-interacting protein, whose translation is MSSKPKRPQHVFVVHHTEHLSPHMVRVHLGGPAFDDFVAAADHERLQATDKYVKLLLAKPSLGLTPPYDLEALRDTLPKDDRPARRTYTVRAVDHTAKTIAVDFVVHGDEGLAGPWASAAQPGDLLALSGPGGGYTPSTDPAVTHVLLGDDSALPAISSALEALPDSATGVALVEVAGAADEQPIAHPAGVDLRWLHRDATGAEPGTLLLETTRALERASRPVQVFAHGERTAMKAIRRLLQDDWGLEKSEMSLSAYWALGRAEDRFQEEKREPIGVIFTE
- a CDS encoding GIY-YIG nuclease family protein; this encodes MVALSCCVPGCDTASVDGAPLPLCAGHVALVAEFGAEHVGVEDALPGPCPVCGSRIGVRYPSAAVCATCEWRYGEVPDGDLAPPRVDVVYYLRMRDDFGDRIKIGTTTNPRQRLAAIPHQDLLGFERGDRRLERRRHAQFAATRYPGTEWFRVTPELLEHVAVVARGVSDPWELHARWTSEALALRG